Proteins from one Nitrobacteraceae bacterium AZCC 2146 genomic window:
- a CDS encoding phage terminase large subunit-like protein (product_source=COG5323; cog=COG5323; pfam=PF17289), with protein sequence MITTTPRPLPIIKRLLADPRTRVTRAPTQANRDHLSPAFLENVVGRYAGTRMGRQKLDGELIEDRPDALWSRGLIEACRVTDMPALPRIVVAIDPPGSSRQGADACGIVAVGRADAGLFFVLEDASATGLSPSAWASKAVALYRRLNADLLVAEVNMGGEMVRAVLREVDATVPLKEVHATRGKYLRAEPVAALYEQGKVKHVGCFPLLEDEMCDFGINGLSSGRSPDRLDALVWAITAMMTGRTYGGPRVRQL encoded by the coding sequence TTGATCACGACGACGCCACGGCCGCTGCCGATCATCAAGCGGCTGCTCGCCGATCCGCGCACGCGGGTGACGCGGGCGCCGACGCAAGCCAACCGGGATCATCTGTCGCCTGCGTTTCTGGAAAACGTGGTCGGCCGCTATGCCGGCACGCGGATGGGGCGGCAGAAGCTGGACGGCGAGCTGATCGAGGACCGGCCGGATGCACTGTGGTCGCGCGGCCTGATCGAAGCATGCCGGGTGACCGACATGCCGGCGCTGCCGCGCATCGTCGTGGCGATCGATCCGCCGGGCTCATCGCGGCAGGGCGCGGATGCCTGCGGCATCGTCGCGGTGGGCCGCGCCGATGCGGGTTTGTTCTTCGTGCTGGAAGACGCCTCCGCCACCGGGCTGTCGCCCTCGGCTTGGGCGAGCAAGGCGGTGGCGCTGTATCGGCGGCTCAATGCGGATTTGCTGGTGGCCGAAGTGAACATGGGCGGCGAGATGGTGCGTGCCGTGCTGCGCGAGGTCGATGCCACCGTGCCGCTGAAGGAAGTTCACGCCACGCGCGGCAAATATCTGCGCGCCGAGCCGGTGGCGGCGCTGTACGAGCAAGGCAAGGTGAAGCATGTCGGCTGCTTCCCGCTGCTGGAAGACGAGATGTGCGACTTCGGCATCAACGGATTGTCGTCCGGGCGTTCACCGGACCGGCTGGATGCGCTGGTGTGGGCGATCACGGCGATGATGACGGGACGAACGTATGGCGGGCCGAGGGTCAGGCAGTTGTGA
- a CDS encoding hypothetical protein (product_source=Hypo-rule applied), with translation MIVKQEKARKRALKKQSALARASLAATEAELTTA, from the coding sequence GTGATCGTCAAACAGGAAAAGGCGAGAAAACGCGCCCTGAAGAAGCAATCCGCCTTGGCCCGGGCAAGCCTGGCAGCGACCGAAGCAGAACTCACAACTGCCTGA
- a CDS encoding hypothetical protein (product_source=Hypo-rule applied; superfamily=51905), giving the protein MKIAVTVIDKTSDGTTFGGSLKIPVFFDFSGSLDDQTAKIVSAEGIQYNIHPDNAINCKKRNVVREGVGVLRCLQEQKELFVDAVDGGTGSISCSKQITAKRGVSASGGIPVWIVTIGPSGGWSETRDFTFLIVAPPKPAK; this is encoded by the coding sequence ATGAAGATTGCAGTCACGGTTATCGACAAGACCAGTGATGGCACAACTTTCGGCGGTTCGCTTAAAATACCCGTGTTCTTTGATTTCAGCGGCAGCCTGGACGATCAAACCGCGAAGATAGTTAGCGCGGAAGGCATCCAGTATAATATTCATCCAGACAACGCCATCAACTGCAAGAAGCGAAACGTGGTGCGCGAAGGCGTCGGCGTCCTGCGTTGTTTGCAGGAGCAAAAAGAGCTTTTCGTGGATGCGGTCGATGGCGGCACCGGCAGTATTTCCTGCTCGAAGCAAATCACCGCAAAGCGCGGCGTTTCCGCCAGCGGTGGAATTCCTGTCTGGATTGTTACCATAGGTCCTTCAGGCGGTTGGAGTGAGACAAGAGACTTCACTTTCCTGATCGTCGCTCCGCCTAAACCTGCGAAGTAG
- a CDS encoding hypothetical protein (product_source=Hypo-rule applied; cleavage_site_network=SignalP-noTM; smart=SM01358) yields MRTFTTSVIVAALSLGTPAFVQAQGAPSKSETQAPSAQSSVSIRSIQVVDVKELQPAARSQVEDFVARTSEQDLQSLRQSIDALPQAASALKAKGLSSSQVVAINIADGVLTMFAKTA; encoded by the coding sequence ATGCGCACTTTCACGACATCTGTCATTGTTGCAGCTCTTTCGCTCGGAACACCCGCTTTCGTGCAGGCGCAAGGAGCACCCTCGAAATCCGAGACGCAGGCACCGTCTGCCCAGTCCAGCGTGAGCATACGGAGCATACAGGTCGTCGACGTCAAGGAACTGCAACCGGCGGCGCGCTCGCAGGTCGAAGACTTCGTCGCACGCACCAGCGAGCAGGATCTGCAGTCGCTTCGTCAGTCGATTGACGCGCTGCCGCAGGCGGCATCCGCGCTCAAGGCCAAGGGCCTCAGTTCATCACAAGTCGTCGCGATCAACATCGCCGACGGCGTCCTGACGATGTTCGCCAAAACAGCCTGA
- a CDS encoding hypothetical protein (product_source=Hypo-rule applied) — protein MKLSDEFRENAENCAHLAESASNVPAVQRFKRMQAAWLALAAEQDWLDGEATPTVETENAR, from the coding sequence ATGAAGCTATCTGACGAATTTCGCGAGAATGCGGAGAACTGCGCGCACCTCGCTGAATCTGCGAGCAATGTTCCGGCAGTTCAGCGCTTTAAGCGGATGCAGGCAGCCTGGCTGGCCTTGGCCGCCGAGCAGGACTGGCTGGACGGCGAAGCGACCCCGACAGTCGAAACTGAAAACGCCCGATGA
- a CDS encoding secreted trypsin-like serine protease (product_source=COG5640; cath_funfam=2.40.10.10; cog=COG5640; pfam=PF00089; smart=SM00020; superfamily=50494) translates to MLAALPAAAMVGGAPPSESGIGASIITIIGSRGTFCSGALIAPDLVLSAAHCIADGTDYKIVLYDAQWQPQIRDVKRVATHPQFSAQGIANHRASADVALLQLGQPLSKPVAALGLPLEPIATGQTFSVAGIGVAKRGDGKSGGTVRAAQLISTSQPGRLQIRLVDPATNNTRDGLGACTGDSGAPVFQEQAGRAVIVGVVSWSTGANNTAGCGGLTGVTPLTLYRDWILQTAKNWRS, encoded by the coding sequence ATGCTCGCCGCGCTGCCCGCTGCCGCCATGGTCGGCGGCGCGCCGCCAAGCGAGAGCGGCATCGGCGCGTCCATCATCACCATCATCGGCTCGCGCGGCACGTTCTGTTCGGGCGCGCTGATTGCGCCGGACCTGGTGCTGTCGGCGGCGCATTGCATCGCCGATGGCACCGACTACAAGATCGTGCTGTATGACGCGCAATGGCAGCCGCAGATCCGCGACGTCAAACGCGTCGCGACGCATCCGCAATTCAGCGCGCAGGGCATCGCGAACCATCGCGCCAGCGCCGATGTGGCGCTGCTGCAGCTCGGCCAGCCGCTGTCGAAACCGGTGGCGGCGCTGGGCCTGCCGCTGGAGCCGATCGCCACCGGCCAGACGTTCAGCGTCGCCGGCATCGGCGTTGCCAAACGCGGCGACGGCAAGAGCGGCGGCACCGTGCGCGCGGCGCAGCTCATCTCCACCAGCCAGCCCGGCCGGCTGCAGATCAGGCTGGTCGATCCCGCGACCAACAACACGCGCGACGGCCTCGGCGCCTGCACCGGCGATTCCGGCGCGCCGGTGTTTCAGGAGCAGGCCGGCCGCGCCGTCATCGTCGGCGTGGTGTCATGGTCCACCGGCGCCAACAACACCGCCGGCTGCGGCGGCCTCACCGGCGTCACGCCACTGACGCTGTATCGCGACTGGATTTTGCAGACGGCGAAGAATTGGCGCAGCTGA
- a CDS encoding hypothetical protein (product_source=Hypo-rule applied), with protein MTLAATSTTTLSTSRALAWPAASNTRAAISARSGPIRGLRRPSAGHASRTRRQVWVSSIRRVSASMWLSAAAISAEITASSSSC; from the coding sequence ATGACATTGGCCGCAACATCGACCACAACGCTCTCCACGTCGAGGGCGCTGGCGTGGCCGGCGGCATCGAACACCCGCGCCGCGATCAGCGCGCGCAGTGGCCCGATCCGCGGATTGAGGCGGCCATCCGCCGGCCACGCATCGCGCACCCGGCGCCAGGTCTGGGTCAGCAGCATCAGGCGCGTCAGTGCTTCGATGTGGCTGAGCGCCGCGGCGATCAGCGCGGAGATCACCGCGTCATCGTCGTCATGCTAG
- a CDS encoding hypothetical protein (product_source=Hypo-rule applied; pfam=PF05521; superfamily=69118), producing the protein MLRPMSLPRRAGRCRRDVAGIELDVELGFGPLATDVPDALRHAIRLLVAHWYENRGMAATGAGVAMLPSGASRAVEADADSASVRERILLRGNFALTLQHRLVDGAKIYRIVSLRDIDDRRFIEIDAELRVE; encoded by the coding sequence ATGTTGCGGCCAATGTCATTGCCGCGCCGTGCTGGGCGCTGCCGGCGCGACGTGGCAGGCATCGAGCTCGATGTCGAACTCGGCTTCGGTCCACTTGCCACCGATGTGCCCGATGCGCTGCGCCACGCGATCCGCCTTCTGGTGGCGCACTGGTACGAGAACCGCGGCATGGCGGCGACCGGCGCCGGCGTGGCGATGCTGCCGTCGGGCGCAAGCCGCGCGGTCGAAGCCGATGCCGACAGCGCATCGGTGCGCGAGCGCATCCTGCTACGCGGTAACTTTGCGCTGACGCTGCAGCATCGCCTGGTCGATGGCGCGAAGATCTATCGCATCGTGTCGCTGCGCGACATCGACGACCGCCGTTTCATCGAGATCGATGCGGAGTTAAGGGTGGAGTGA
- a CDS encoding hypothetical protein (product_source=Hypo-rule applied; transmembrane_helix_parts=Outside_1_19,TMhelix_20_42,Inside_43_46) — MALARQMLGDGPIPIASPSLAPAMPATPPSGLATIFAALVAAFRRT, encoded by the coding sequence ATGGCGCTGGCTCGCCAAATGCTCGGCGACGGGCCGATCCCGATCGCGTCGCCGTCGCTGGCGCCTGCCATGCCGGCCACTCCGCCATCCGGTCTTGCAACAATCTTCGCCGCACTCGTTGCGGCCTTCAGGAGGACATGA
- a CDS encoding hypothetical protein (product_source=Hypo-rule applied; pfam=PF11351; transmembrane_helix_parts=Inside_1_106,TMhelix_107_129,Outside_130_138,TMhelix_139_161,Inside_162_192): protein MTMEWGDLAKQVISLGAPMLGTALGGPLGGVAGEILAKAVGSVTLTPAAVRTALPAADPTRLAEAEAQWAQMIQAEAETQRAAIAETQATIRAEIASDDPVQKRWRPAYAFELTIECAALWFVLMHEFWTGDIQTIDALVNATALLVTYWGFRFGVLGVYISGRTREKVSAATGQDAPGLVEKLVKAVVKKK, encoded by the coding sequence ATGACCATGGAATGGGGCGATCTGGCCAAACAGGTGATCTCGCTGGGCGCGCCGATGCTCGGCACTGCCTTGGGCGGGCCGCTCGGCGGCGTCGCCGGCGAGATTCTCGCCAAGGCGGTGGGCTCGGTGACGCTGACGCCTGCGGCGGTGCGGACCGCGCTGCCGGCGGCCGATCCGACCAGGCTGGCGGAAGCCGAGGCGCAATGGGCGCAGATGATCCAGGCCGAGGCCGAGACCCAGCGCGCCGCGATTGCGGAAACGCAAGCCACCATCCGCGCCGAGATCGCCAGCGACGATCCCGTACAGAAGCGGTGGCGGCCGGCCTATGCGTTCGAGCTGACCATCGAATGCGCGGCGTTGTGGTTCGTGCTGATGCATGAATTCTGGACCGGCGATATCCAGACCATCGACGCGCTGGTCAACGCCACTGCGCTGCTGGTGACCTATTGGGGTTTCCGGTTCGGCGTGCTCGGTGTCTATATCAGCGGCCGCACCCGCGAAAAGGTCAGCGCCGCCACCGGGCAGGATGCGCCCGGCCTGGTCGAAAAACTGGTCAAGGCGGTGGTGAAGAAAAAGTAG
- a CDS encoding two-component system OmpR family response regulator (product_source=KO:K02483; cath_funfam=1.10.10.10,3.40.50.2300; cog=COG0745; ko=KO:K02483; pfam=PF00072,PF00486; smart=SM00448; superfamily=46894,52172), giving the protein MRLLVVEDDPDLNRQLTTALVDAGYVVDRAFDGEEGHFLGDSEPYDAVVLDIGLPKMDGISVLEAWRRNKRVMPVLILTARDRWSDKVQGFDAGADDYVAKPFHLEEVLARIRALLRRTAGHAQSELTCGPVSLDTRTGRVSVNGNPIKMTSHEYRLLAYLMHHTGRVISRTELVEHLYDQDFDRDSNTIEVFVGRIRKKLDVDIIQTVRGLGYLLTPPQPPA; this is encoded by the coding sequence TTGCGCCTGCTCGTCGTCGAAGATGATCCCGATCTTAACCGCCAGCTCACCACCGCGCTGGTCGATGCCGGCTACGTGGTCGACCGCGCCTTCGATGGCGAGGAGGGGCATTTCCTCGGCGACTCCGAGCCCTATGACGCCGTGGTGCTCGACATCGGCCTGCCGAAGATGGACGGCATCTCGGTACTGGAAGCCTGGCGCCGCAACAAGCGCGTCATGCCGGTATTGATCCTCACCGCCCGGGATCGCTGGAGCGACAAGGTGCAGGGCTTCGATGCCGGCGCCGACGACTATGTCGCAAAACCGTTTCACCTCGAGGAAGTGCTGGCGCGGATCCGCGCGCTGTTGCGCCGCACTGCCGGCCATGCCCAGAGTGAGCTGACCTGCGGGCCGGTGTCGCTGGATACCCGCACCGGGCGGGTCAGCGTCAACGGCAATCCGATCAAGATGACGTCGCACGAATATCGCCTGCTGGCCTATCTGATGCATCACACCGGCCGGGTGATCTCGCGCACCGAACTGGTCGAGCATCTCTACGACCAGGATTTCGACCGCGACAGCAACACCATCGAGGTGTTCGTCGGGCGCATCCGCAAGAAGCTGGACGTCGATATCATCCAGACCGTCCGCGGCCTCGGCTATCTGCTGACGCCGCCACAGCCTCCCGCCTGA
- a CDS encoding signal transduction histidine kinase (product_source=COG0642; cath_funfam=1.10.287.130,3.30.565.10; cog=COG0642; pfam=PF02518; smart=SM00304,SM00387; superfamily=47384,55874; transmembrane_helix_parts=Outside_1_9,TMhelix_10_32,Inside_33_169,TMhelix_170_192,Outside_193_458) produces MRANSLATRLFLSATAWVVVILLITGIILSSVYRSATERAFDRRLNLYLRTLVAEVATPPDPADHDAPSLGEPLFELPLSGWYWEIAPVDSEKTEVRASRSLWDKKLPKLEDQGVELTLSGVRQGYVDGPEGQRLRMVERPVDLGTDGKFRISVAGDATEIFEETRSFDYYLGGTFAALSIVLVLTTIFQVRFGLAPLKRISDAIADIRSGRAEQLEGEFPVEIAPLARETNALIEANRAIVERARTHVGNLAHAIKTPLSVIVNEAAGRSADPFAAKVLEQADVMRDQVAHHLERARIAARLTIVGTVTDVAPAIEALRRTMEKIHRGRRIAIDVEADAAAKFRGERQDLEEMAGNLVDNACKWADARVFIEVLVERRGAADPAPKLRIIVDDDGRGLSLAERAQVSRRGQRLDETKPGSGLGLSIVVDLAALYGGSLTLGTAPIGGLRAELVLPGV; encoded by the coding sequence ATGCGCGCCAACTCGCTCGCGACGCGACTGTTCCTGTCGGCGACCGCGTGGGTGGTGGTGATCCTGCTGATCACCGGCATCATCCTGTCGTCGGTCTATCGCAGCGCCACCGAGCGCGCCTTCGACCGAAGGCTCAATCTCTATCTGCGCACCCTCGTGGCCGAAGTGGCGACGCCGCCCGATCCCGCCGACCATGATGCGCCGTCGCTCGGCGAGCCGCTGTTCGAGCTGCCGCTGTCGGGCTGGTACTGGGAAATCGCGCCGGTCGATTCCGAGAAGACCGAGGTCCGCGCGTCGCGGTCGCTGTGGGACAAGAAGCTGCCGAAGCTGGAAGACCAGGGCGTCGAACTGACGCTGTCCGGCGTCCGGCAGGGCTATGTCGACGGTCCCGAAGGCCAGCGCCTGCGCATGGTGGAGCGGCCCGTCGATCTCGGCACCGACGGCAAGTTTCGTATCAGTGTCGCCGGCGACGCCACCGAGATTTTCGAGGAAACGCGCAGTTTCGACTACTATCTCGGCGGCACCTTTGCCGCACTGTCGATCGTGCTGGTGCTGACCACGATCTTCCAGGTCCGCTTTGGCCTGGCGCCGTTGAAGCGGATTTCCGATGCCATTGCCGATATCCGCTCCGGTCGCGCCGAGCAGCTCGAGGGTGAGTTCCCGGTGGAGATCGCGCCGCTGGCGCGCGAGACCAATGCGCTGATCGAGGCCAATCGCGCCATCGTCGAGCGCGCCCGCACCCATGTCGGCAATCTCGCCCACGCCATCAAGACGCCGCTGTCGGTGATCGTGAATGAGGCCGCCGGCCGTAGCGCCGATCCGTTCGCCGCCAAGGTGCTGGAGCAGGCCGACGTGATGCGCGACCAGGTGGCGCATCATCTGGAGCGCGCCCGGATCGCCGCGCGCCTCACCATCGTCGGCACTGTCACCGATGTCGCCCCGGCGATCGAGGCGCTGCGCCGGACCATGGAAAAGATTCATCGCGGTCGCCGCATCGCCATCGATGTCGAGGCGGATGCCGCGGCCAAATTCCGCGGCGAGCGCCAGGACCTCGAGGAGATGGCCGGCAACCTGGTCGACAACGCCTGCAAATGGGCGGACGCCCGGGTCTTCATCGAGGTGCTGGTGGAGCGACGGGGCGCCGCCGACCCCGCGCCGAAACTGCGCATCATCGTCGATGACGACGGCCGCGGGCTTTCGTTGGCGGAACGCGCCCAGGTCTCGCGCCGTGGCCAGCGGCTCGACGAGACCAAGCCGGGCTCGGGGCTGGGTTTGTCGATCGTGGTGGATCTGGCGGCGCTGTATGGCGGCAGCCTGACGCTGGGCACGGCGCCGATCGGGGGCCTGCGGGCGGAGCTGGTGCTGCCAGGGGTATGA
- a CDS encoding surface antigen (product_source=COG4520; cleavage_site_network=SignalP-noTM; cog=COG4520; pfam=PF16998) has translation MLKSNVVLLLAATLALGGCDVTGSDGGLGLGTGTFTRAYSSTKSAIGLSSESAAAAVTNAAFGGLIGAKLGASLNDEDRRLAYEAQIAALDRGAPGAPVPWRNPASGRYGNIVAGPAYEQKGAQCRGFSHTITVNGDLKTARGTACRSPEGAWAAAG, from the coding sequence ATGTTGAAATCCAATGTTGTTTTGCTTCTCGCTGCGACGCTGGCGCTGGGCGGCTGCGATGTCACCGGATCGGACGGCGGCCTAGGCCTCGGCACCGGCACGTTTACGCGCGCCTACAGCAGCACCAAGTCGGCCATTGGCCTATCCAGCGAGAGCGCGGCCGCGGCCGTCACCAATGCTGCGTTCGGCGGGCTGATCGGCGCCAAGCTCGGCGCTTCCCTCAACGACGAGGACCGCCGGCTGGCCTATGAGGCGCAGATCGCTGCGCTTGATCGTGGGGCGCCGGGCGCGCCGGTGCCGTGGCGCAATCCGGCCTCCGGCCGGTACGGCAACATCGTCGCCGGCCCCGCCTATGAGCAGAAAGGCGCGCAGTGCCGCGGCTTCTCCCACACCATCACCGTCAATGGCGACCTCAAGACCGCCCGCGGCACCGCATGCCGCAGTCCCGAAGGGGCCTGGGCGGCCGCCGGCTAG
- a CDS encoding hypothetical protein (product_source=Hypo-rule applied; cath_funfam=3.40.190.10; superfamily=101116) — translation MNKTSIDRLREYLAQLPSRSQALLMREYERAIERGEDVKVANFVLELLRGVVRGSEDAVRPRVEDPTRLIFKSIEPFLVEGVGPVRPGQIRRASLLPIWQWLERDAPDAVRDFEIALAGPPEPGAAEVERAVRKFQQAAAELIAKVTTPGPGGWGTARIGPPHAVEDLPAIGAVLKVREPLEAFAGKLPSVLRTFGESQIASVNSSLNVPSLVTPQVLPFALSLVMQRLAAPWQIIRLAVKIAASDDEIRVAATSYGVAVTMALADLTRVAAHLRTDIKRGKFDSVPEHLKVAHDGVRGLRTELDMRNDSTWGRQMAAIRVEISSTLQSEIESVPGRVRRLLRQRPDKDISATAHIDPADVEETAALIDFVAVCRTYASELAINEVTLRTYSDLQQYVEKSTEALVQSLRAGDARVRTYRQMQAKAAIRFCQLLFGQEYAALMSRAAENAMVVVERKPKRVG, via the coding sequence ATGAACAAGACCTCGATCGACCGCCTCAGGGAATATCTGGCGCAGCTGCCGTCGCGGTCGCAGGCGCTGCTGATGCGCGAGTATGAGCGGGCCATCGAACGCGGCGAGGACGTCAAGGTCGCGAATTTCGTGCTCGAGCTATTGCGCGGTGTCGTGCGCGGCTCCGAAGATGCTGTGCGGCCGCGGGTCGAAGATCCCACACGACTGATTTTCAAGTCGATCGAACCGTTTCTGGTCGAAGGCGTTGGCCCGGTCCGGCCCGGGCAGATCCGGCGCGCCTCGCTGCTGCCGATCTGGCAATGGCTGGAACGCGACGCTCCGGATGCCGTCCGCGACTTCGAGATCGCCCTGGCAGGTCCCCCCGAGCCCGGTGCCGCCGAGGTCGAACGTGCGGTCCGGAAATTCCAGCAGGCCGCGGCCGAACTGATCGCCAAGGTCACCACGCCAGGGCCGGGCGGTTGGGGAACCGCCCGCATCGGTCCGCCGCATGCCGTCGAGGATTTGCCGGCGATCGGCGCGGTGCTGAAAGTGCGCGAGCCGCTGGAGGCTTTTGCGGGCAAGCTGCCGAGCGTGTTGCGGACGTTCGGCGAATCGCAAATCGCGTCGGTCAACAGTTCGCTGAACGTGCCGTCGCTGGTGACGCCGCAGGTGCTGCCGTTCGCGCTGTCGCTGGTGATGCAGCGGCTGGCTGCGCCGTGGCAGATCATCCGTCTGGCCGTCAAGATCGCCGCTTCCGACGACGAGATCCGCGTCGCTGCCACCTCCTATGGCGTGGCCGTCACCATGGCGCTCGCCGATCTGACGCGGGTCGCGGCGCATCTGCGCACCGACATCAAGCGCGGCAAGTTCGACAGCGTTCCCGAGCATCTCAAGGTCGCCCATGACGGCGTCCGCGGCCTGCGCACCGAACTCGACATGCGCAACGATTCCACCTGGGGTCGGCAGATGGCGGCGATCCGGGTCGAAATCTCGAGCACGCTGCAGTCGGAAATCGAGAGCGTGCCGGGCCGGGTGCGGCGGTTGCTGCGTCAGCGCCCCGACAAGGATATTTCCGCGACCGCCCATATCGATCCTGCCGATGTCGAGGAGACCGCGGCGCTGATCGACTTCGTCGCGGTGTGCCGGACCTATGCCAGCGAGCTGGCGATCAACGAGGTGACGCTGCGGACCTATTCCGACCTGCAGCAATATGTCGAAAAATCCACCGAGGCGCTGGTGCAGTCGCTGCGCGCCGGCGATGCTCGGGTCCGCACCTACCGGCAGATGCAGGCCAAGGCGGCGATCCGCTTCTGCCAGCTGCTGTTCGGCCAGGAATATGCCGCGCTGATGAGCCGAGCGGCGGAAAACGCCATGGTCGTAGTCGAGCGCAAGCCAAAGCGCGTGGGCTGA
- a CDS encoding cytochrome c-type biogenesis protein CcmH (product_source=KO:K02200; cath_funfam=1.25.40.10; cog=COG4235; ko=KO:K02200; pfam=PF13432; smart=SM00028; superfamily=48452; tigrfam=TIGR03142; transmembrane_helix_parts=Outside_1_3,TMhelix_4_23,Inside_24_90,TMhelix_91_110,Outside_111_366) — MTLWFVFALMTAAAIFAVLWPLGRARSSAGGTEAAVYKDQLAEIGRDAASGLIGPPEAEAARVEISRRLLAADDTERDIPVRTSPTFRRAVAVIALIGLPLIAVAFYLPLGSPRLPDFPLAERTRAPSASEPLDNLVAQVQAHLEKNPTDGRGWSVLAPVLAKLGRFDDAVTAFRNAITYSGDSAARRADLGEAMSAAANGVITTEAKTEFERAVALDADEVKARYFLGVAAEQDGRAAEAASIWRAMLAKAPADAPWRPLVQAALVRVGGPSLPALSDDTMASVQGMSADDRSAMVKGMVDRLATRLKQDGNDVEGWLRLVRAYMVLGDRDRAKSALTDARQAVGSDAGKLQQLNEGLKSFGLDG; from the coding sequence ATGACACTGTGGTTTGTGTTCGCGCTGATGACCGCCGCGGCGATTTTTGCCGTGCTGTGGCCGCTTGGCCGCGCGCGATCCAGTGCCGGTGGAACCGAGGCGGCTGTCTACAAGGACCAGCTTGCCGAGATCGGCCGCGATGCCGCGTCTGGCCTGATAGGCCCGCCGGAGGCCGAAGCCGCCCGCGTCGAGATCAGCCGCCGCCTGCTGGCCGCCGACGATACGGAACGTGATATCCCCGTGCGAACCAGCCCGACCTTTCGCCGCGCGGTGGCGGTAATTGCCCTGATCGGTCTGCCATTGATTGCCGTCGCATTCTACCTGCCCCTCGGCTCGCCGCGTCTGCCGGATTTTCCGCTGGCGGAGCGCACCCGCGCACCTAGCGCGTCCGAACCGCTCGATAATCTGGTGGCGCAGGTCCAGGCGCATCTGGAGAAGAACCCCACCGACGGTCGCGGCTGGAGCGTGCTGGCGCCGGTACTGGCCAAGCTCGGCCGCTTCGACGACGCCGTTACCGCGTTCCGCAATGCCATCACCTATAGCGGCGATAGCGCCGCGCGCCGCGCCGATCTCGGCGAGGCGATGTCGGCGGCCGCCAATGGCGTGATCACGACCGAGGCGAAGACCGAATTCGAGCGCGCGGTGGCGCTGGATGCCGACGAGGTGAAAGCGCGCTACTTCCTTGGCGTCGCCGCCGAGCAGGATGGCCGCGCCGCCGAAGCTGCCTCGATCTGGCGCGCCATGCTGGCCAAGGCGCCGGCGGATGCGCCGTGGCGTCCGCTGGTGCAGGCAGCGCTGGTGCGGGTCGGCGGGCCCTCGCTGCCGGCTCTGTCCGACGACACCATGGCCTCGGTTCAGGGCATGAGTGCCGACGACCGTTCCGCGATGGTAAAGGGCATGGTCGACCGCCTCGCCACGCGGCTGAAGCAGGACGGCAATGACGTCGAGGGATGGTTGCGGCTGGTGCGCGCCTATATGGTGCTGGGCGATCGCGACAGGGCGAAGAGCGCGCTGACCGATGCGCGGCAGGCGGTCGGCAGCGATGCCGGCAAGCTGCAGCAATTGAATGAAGGCCTGAAGAGTTTCGGGCTCGATGGGTGA